DNA from Synechococcus sp. CBW1108:
CCGGCGCCTTGATCGGCATCCTCACGGCCATCGTGCTGCACGAGATATCCACCAGCTGGGTGGTGCTGGGCCTGGCCATCCTGATCACCGGTGTGCTGGTGCGCAGCATCGGGCTGCTCAAAGGCCTGAGTACGGGGTATCTGAGCTGCTGGGCCGTGGAACTGATGCACCGCGGCAACCAGTTCAACTGGCCGATGATTTTTGACCTGGCCTTCGCGGCGGTGGTGGGCATCTTGATGGCGCAGATCGCCACCTGGGCCCTCTGGCCACGCCGCCCCCTTCAACAGCTCCCTGCCCTGGAAGCCCGGATCGCCAGCCAGCTCGAGGCCCAGATCCTGGCAATGCAGCAGTGGCTAGATAGCGGCGGTGAGCCCCCAGCTGCCCTGCGCTCCCAGGATCTGCTGCCCAGCATTCAGCTGTTGCAACAGCTTCGCGACCAAAACCAGGGCCGTCCCATGCCCGCCCACACCCAACACCGGCTGTCGCGCTGGGCCCAGGCCGGCAGCATCTGGCGACAGGTGTTACGCCAGTAGCTGCTGCTGGAGCCCCTGCTACGGCAGCTGGACACCCCCCTGCCGGCAGGCAGCCCCCAGCCCCTGCTCCGCAGCGCGCTCGCCAGCCTCGCCCGGAACTTGCAAACCCAACCCACCGCCGCTCCAGCGCCAATCCTCTCGAGCCCAGCTCAAGATTGGCTGGAAGAAGCGGGGCGTCTGGTCGCCCCCCAGCCCCTGCTGCTGGCCATCGGCCAGCAGTGCCATGTGTTGAAACAGCTGCTCCAGAGCCGGGCACTGCTCAGCGCGGGCCTGGCCCAGCTCTCGGCCTCGAAGGGATGACCAGCCCAGCCCTGCGGGACAACCTGCGCCTCGCTGCCACTGTGACGGTGGTGAACGGCTTCGCCAATCTCTCCGGCCTGCCCTTTGCGCTCTACGCCTCCCTGGCGGTGCTGAGCGTCACCGTGGGCAACTACGGCAACACCCTCGAACTCGGCCGTCAGCGCCTGGTTGGCACCGCCATTGGCGCCATGGTGGTGTTCTTCGGCTACCGGGCCTGGGGGCAGCTGCCGCTGGTGGTGGGCCTGCCACTGGCCCTGCTGCTGGCCCGGCTGATCGCCGGCTCGTTGCGGCTCACCGTGGGTTATGGGGTCTGCTGCTTCGTGGTGGTGATGGGCTGGCTCACCCATGAGCAGCAGCTCGACAGCTGGATCCCCCTGCGCCTGTTATGGACCGCGTTCGGAATCCTGATGGCCCTCCTCAGCCTGCGTCTGTTCTGGCCGTCCAGAGCCCGGATCCAGCAGCGCGAGGGGCTGCTGCAGCTGCTGGTGGATCTGGGTCATACCCTGGTGCAGGTGGTGCAGCACCCGCCAACAGCGATTCAATCCCAGGCGCAACGTCGCCGCCAGCTGGGGCAACAGATCCGCAGCCTGCGCATCAATCTGCAGGGCCTGCGCGTCCAACGCCAGAGCGCCCTGCTGGAACTGGGCACCCTTGCGAGTGCGCATCCAGTGGCACGGATGTGGGCGCTGCTGGACCAGGCCAGCGAAGCCCTGATCCTGGATCTCGATGAACTGCGGCGTCTACCGAATGCCGACTGGCAGGGCTGGGGTCTACAGGTCGACTACGACGCAGGCCTGGCTTTTGTGCAGGGTGTGGTCGAGCGTTTGCTGAGCTGGCGACAGCAACTGAGCGATTCAACCCGGTTGCAGCCACCGCCGAGCCAACCGCGTTCGACGCTGTCCTTGGAGGCCCTGCAGTCGCCCGAATCCAAGGCTGCCTACGGGCGGCTAAGCCCCGAGCAACTGCAACGGGTGGCCGCTCAGTTGATGGTGCTCAATCGCATGGATCACACCATGGAGAGCACCGAACGCCAATGGCGAGAGCTTGTGAGTTGAGGGTTCAGGCGTTCGTGTCCGCCGACAATGAAGTTGGCCGGTCGGCGACAAGCTCGTTGGCCGGTGGGGTGAGTGCTGGAGACCCTGGTGCCGATGCGCAGGGACCAGGTGATGCCGGCACCACTGACAAGCCACCAACGCAATCTGTTCATGACGAAACGACGAGGCGGCAGCAGCCAGGAGGCTGCTGCCGCGGCGGCGGGCATCTCAGTGCGCAGTGCTCGCCGGATTGAATGCAATCAGCTGCAGCCGCGGGCGAACCAGCCCCGTGGCCGCACCCGCCCCGATCCGCTGGTAGGGGTATGGGAGGAGGAGCTGGTGCCGTTGCTGCAGCGCTCACCCGCGCTGACGCCGATCACGCTCCTGGAGCATCTGCAGCAGCAGAAACCTGATGTGGACTGGATTCCGCTACAGCGCACCCTGCAGCGCCGGGTGCGGGAGTGGAAGGCACTGCACGGCCCGGCGCCGGAGGTGATCTTCCCTTTGAGCTATGAGCCTGGCGAAATTGCCTTCTGTGACTTCACCCAGCTCAAGGGGGTGGAGGTGACGATCGCCGGCCAGGTGTTCCCCCATCTGCTGTTCCACTACCGCCTGGCCTGGAGCGGCTGGAGCTATGCGCAGGTGGTCCAGGGCGGCGAGAGTTTTGCAGCCCTCTCCGAGGGTCTGCAGAACGCTCTGGCTGCCTGCGGCGGGGTGCCAGGTGAACTGCGCACCGACCGGTTATCAGCAGCGTGCCGTAACCGCAACGGCAGTTTCAGCTCCGACATCACCCGCCGTTATCACGCCCTCTGCAGCCACTACAGCCTGGCCTACAGCCGCAACAACCTGGGGGTGGCGCATGAGAACGGCCGTGTGGAGAGTCCCCATGGCCATCTCAAGCGGCGGATCGAGCAGGCGTTGCTGCTGCGCGGCAGCAGTGATTTCGAGACGCTGGCTCAATACCAGGCTTTTCTGGCTGCAGTGCTCGAGCAATACAACCGACCGCGTCTGGTCCGGCTGGAGCAAGAGAAATCGGCGCTGCGGCCGCTGCCGCGGTTTCGTTTTGCCGACTACGACATTGAACAGCTCACGGTGCGGCGCACCAGCACGATCGAGGTACGCAGAGTCGTGTATTCGGTGCCGCCGCGGCTGATCGACCAGCGGCTGACGGTGCGGATCTTCCACGACCGGCTGCAGCTGCTTCTGGGCCGGCAGATCGCCTGCGAACTGGAGCGGCGCCACGGCGGTGTCGAGCGTCATGGGCGGGCGTGGAGCATCGATCTGGAGCACCTGATCGATGCGCTCAGGCGAAAACCCCGGGCATTGCTGCACTGCAGTTACCAGCGGGAGCTGTTCCCCGATGAGCGCTGGTGGCAGCTGTGGCAGCAGCTGCGCAATGGCGGTGACCGTGACGCCGCCGCCCGATTGATGGTCGAGGCGCTGTATGTGGGCTGCCGCCTGGCGGGCTACGAGCCAGTGCTGGGTTGGCTCGAGAAGGCCCATCAACGGCAAGGGCTGTCGCTGGCGGCGCTGCAGCAACGCTTCCGGCTGCCGCCCCATCGCCCCCACCCACCGCAACGCATTCCCCAACACAGCCTGCAGAGCTATGACGACCTCCTTGCCCTCCATCCCGCGGCCCCAGGCGGCGGAAGCCGCCCTGCCGATCCTGCTGCGACAGCTGCGGTTGGCATGGATCCGCTGCCACTGGCAGAGCATCGCCTCGCAGGCTGAGGGCGAGGGCTGGAGCCCCAGCCAGTTTCTCTATGCCCTCTGTGAGCAGGAGGTGGAGCAGCGCCAGCAGGCCCGCCAGCAACGGTTGCTGCGATCAGCCCAGCTGCCCTGGAGCAAGGTGCTGGCGGATTACGACCATGGCGGCCGAATCGAGGCGCACCGATGGCAGGAGCTGGAGGCTCTGAGCCGCCAGAGCGATTGGCTGCAGCGGAGTGAAAACGTGCTCTTGTTCGGCCCCAGCGGTGTGGGCAAAACCCATCTGGCCATCGGCATCGCCCTGGCGCAGATCGGCCTGGATCAGGCCTGCCGCTTCTATCCCGCCACGAGCCTGGTGCAGGAGCTGCAGAAGGCCCGCGCCGAATACAACCTGCCGGCAGCGCTGGAGCGGCTGGATCGCTACCCGCTGCTGCTGATCGATGACATTGGCTATGTGCGGCGGGATGAACAGGAGAGCAGCGTGCTGTTTGAGCTGATCTGCCACCGCTACGAGCGCCGATCGCTGCTGATCACCGCCAATCAGCCGTTCACCGCCTGGGATGAGATCTTCCCCAGCAGCTCAATGACCGTGGCGGCGGTGGACCGGCTGGTGCACCACTGCCACATCGTCGAGATCAGCGGCGACAGCCACCGCCGCGCCCAAGCAAGCCGGCGCAGCGGCAGCAAATAGCCACAGCAGCCGTAGAGAAGCGGAGAACAGCCCGGGAGATTGTCGTCCGGCGACAACCTGGTGCCGATGGTGCCAGACCCCGGCGGGGAGCTCCGCGCTGCCGGCGGACTGTGCGGTCCGCCGGCTCGTGCGCTCCAGGGCAAGGTTCAGCGGAGGTCTCGGCGCCTAACCGGCCAACGTGGTTGTCGCCTGGTGCCGATCAGAGGAAGTCAGTGCTGGCAATGGCTCTGAGCGATGGATGGCTCAGTATTCGTGTCGCCTCCAGCGCCATTTCCCCCCGGTTGTCGCCGGCGACAACCGGGGGGAAATCAGTTCCCCTCACCGGCCAACTTGATTGACGCCAATCGGCCAAGGGGGTTGACGCGGGACACGTTCGGCCGCGACGACCACCAGCGCTCAACGCGATATAGCAGCACCACCACTAACACCACCAGCCAGAACCACAGCTCCGGTGGGTTGGCATTGAACAGGATCAGCAGCAGCACCACCTCGCTCACCAGCCAGGGGAACTCTTGCCGCAGCAGGGGATTGCGGATCCGGGGAAGGGACGGCGACTTCACAGGGGCGCTCATGGAACGGTGTTGGGCTGACGCAGGGAAGGCAGGTTCCAGCGCAGATCGATCCAAGGGGTGCGGAAGCCGCCGGTGAGGGAGCGCAGGCCCGGAATCACGTAGCTGATCGGCGAGCGCCACTCCACGTAGGCATGGGTCGAGACCGTGAGTCCGTCGCGGATCGGGAACACGCCACTCCCACCCGAGAGGGTCCAGCGGTAGCCGTCCACGCTGGAGGGATCCCGTTCCAGCTCGATTTCGCTGCGCATCACCGGATCGTTCTGCGTCAGCGCCTGGGCCAGCTGCGCGTTGCCGGTGGTGGTGGAGATGTCGTCCTGGGTTGCGGGCAGGGTGAGCACCTGCGTCACCTTGCCCACGATGCCGCCGAAGCGGCCGCGCTGGTTCCACTGCGGCACCACCTCCACCGGCAGCCCCAGGGGCAGGCGGCGGGCATCGGCGGGCGCAAAGTAGGACACCACCCGCAGCGGGCGGTCTTTGGCGCTGGGTTGCTCAGGCCGGCCGATCGTGCCCAGCCGCTGGCCGGTGCCCACGGTCTGGCCGGCGATCACCTGCAGATCCAACACCGTGCCGTTCCGGTCGGCATGCACCTTGCCGTCGTAGGCGATCTTGGCTTCGGTCACCTGAATCTGACGCTTGAGATTGTCGATCTGATAGCGACGCTGCAGGGCTTGGGTTTCGATCGTGAGCTTCACCTGCTGGTAGTTGGTCACCACGTTCTTCTCGTTGATCTTCACGTCATCGAGATTCACGCTGGTGCTGGTGAGCCCCTGCTCCGCCGACACCACCTCAGAGGACAGCGGGGCCACCACCTCGCGCTGGGCCAGGAAGTCGAGATTGCGCAGTTTGCTGGCGTAGGTCGACTGCAGTTCGCCGTAGCGACGGCGATCGTCGGAAAACTTGGCCAGAGACGTATCCAGGGCCCGCTTCTCGGTGAGCAGACGCAGGGCATCGCGCTCATCGAGCTGGGCGTTGTGCCGCTCCAACTGACGCAGGTTGCCTCGCTGCTGGTCGAGCTGGCGCTCCAGCACCGGCAGATACAGCTGCATCAGCACCTGGCCGCGCGCCACCTGCTCACCCTCCTTGACGAACAACTCCCGCACCTGGCCGCCGGCCCGGGCGTTGAGGATGCCAGCGTTGTCGGGGTAGATCAGCACGCCCATGCCTTCCACCCCTGCCAGGCTCACGCCCACCTGGTTGTGATCGCTCAGCCCCTGCCAGCGGGCCTGCAAGCGCTGAAACGGGCCGCGATGGCTGGGCTCCGCGGCGGTGGGGCTGGCCTGGGTTATGGCACTCAGTTTGCAGGATTAAAAGGCACCTGTCAGGCCCAGCTGCTGCAGGCGCCGCGTCGCCGCAGCTGCCGGCACGCGCTCCAAGGCCAGGGCCTGGGCCAGCAGGGGCGCCAGCACCGGCACCTGGCTAAAGCCCGCACTGAAGCCGGTGAACAGCCACAACCCAGGCGCCCCAGCTAGCGGACCCACCAGGGGCAAGCCCTCACTGCAGAAGGCCACGGCCGCCTGGCGCAGATGGCCGGGCAGGGCCGCCAGCGGCGCCCCCCAGGCTTGGGCCGCCAGCTCTTGGCGCAGTTGCCCCTCCACTTCGGTAGGCGGTGGCGCTGCGCCCAGCTCCAGTCCCGGTCGCACCAGGGTGTGCTGGCCCAGCAGGGCCCCAGTGCCCCAGGGCACCAGGCCCCCATCCACCAGCCACTCCGGCTGGTCCAGGCCGGCGGCGCGGCGCTCCAGCGCGACCCGCCCAAAGCTGGGTGGCAGCCAGGCGGCGGCGCGGCCCAGGCGTGGCGGGTAGGCGGGCAGCTCCAGCACGGCTGCCCAGCTACTGCGCAGGCGGGAGGGCAGGGCCGGCCAGAGCTGGCGGCAGTGGGCGCCAGCGGCCAACACCAGCTGGGGGGCCTGCAGGTCGCTGCCATCGCTGAGGTGCAGCTGCCAACCTTGCGGCGACTGGCGCTCCAGGTGCTCCAGCCGGGCCGGGCGGCACCTCACCCCCGCGGCCGCCAGAAGCAGCGGCAGGCGCGCCACCAGCACGGCGCTGTCCACTTGGGCGAATGGGAGCGGCCACCAGGCACTCAGCGCCCCCAAGCCGGTACCGCCAGCCTGCACCCGCAGGCGGCAGGGCCGCCAGCCCAGCTCACCATGGCGCTCCTGCAGGCGGCGCCAATGCTTGGAAGCCCCCACCGCCAGCCGGGCCAGGGGGGTCGCCGCCAGGGGCCAGCCCGGCAGGGCGCCATAGCTGATACCCGTAGCCGAATCCGCCCCTGCGGGGCCAGGGGCATCGATGAGGCTCACCGAGGCCCCCAGGTCCCGCAACTCCAGGGCCAGCAGGCCACCGGCCAAGCCACCGCCAACAATCACCACATCGGCAGGGGCCGAAACCGTCACACCAACAGGGTGAAGGAGGAAACCACCAGGTGGAACATGTCCTTCACCTTGTTCCAGCGGATTTCGTTGGTGCTGGCCGCAAAGGTGTAAAGCCGGCCGCGATCGAGCACCACCGTGGCCAGCTCGTGGCGGTCGCGGTCTTCGAGGTGCACGGCGTATTCGAGGTCGTAGAAGGTGCGGGGCCCCTCCTGGCGCTCGGAGGCCTCCACCAGTTCCGCCGCCCGGCCGCTGCCTTCAGGGGCGATCACGGTGCGGCGCAGCTGTTCGCCTACGGCCACCGCGCTGCCCAGTTTCTCCAGGTCGTTGGTGGGGTTGACCTCGGAGATCACCAGGCTGAGGGTTTCATCACTGTTGATCAGGTCGTGGAAAACCACCTGGGGACCGCCGCTCACCTGCACCCGGGTCCAGCCGGTGGGATAGAGGAAGGCATAGCGGCCATCGGGGCTCTGAAAGCTGTTCAATCCGGCGGCTGAGGCGCTGCAGGCCGTCAGCAGCCCGGTCAGCAGCCCCGCCAGCAGCAGGGCAACCAGGTGGGGCAGGGGGGAGGGAAGACCGGCCCCTTTGCGGGTTTCAGCCATGGCGACGGCAAATGCTTGGCGCCATTCTGCTGGGCCGCCAGCATGGGCCCGATCGCCCCCAGTTCCGATGCCCCGCAGGCCTACCTGGGTCGACCGGCAACAACGTCG
Protein-coding regions in this window:
- a CDS encoding FAD-dependent oxidoreductase, translated to MTVSAPADVVIVGGGLAGGLLALELRDLGASVSLIDAPGPAGADSATGISYGALPGWPLAATPLARLAVGASKHWRRLQERHGELGWRPCRLRVQAGGTGLGALSAWWPLPFAQVDSAVLVARLPLLLAAAGVRCRPARLEHLERQSPQGWQLHLSDGSDLQAPQLVLAAGAHCRQLWPALPSRLRSSWAAVLELPAYPPRLGRAAAWLPPSFGRVALERRAAGLDQPEWLVDGGLVPWGTGALLGQHTLVRPGLELGAAPPPTEVEGQLRQELAAQAWGAPLAALPGHLRQAAVAFCSEGLPLVGPLAGAPGLWLFTGFSAGFSQVPVLAPLLAQALALERVPAAAATRRLQQLGLTGAF
- a CDS encoding FUSC family protein, translated to MTSPALRDNLRLAATVTVVNGFANLSGLPFALYASLAVLSVTVGNYGNTLELGRQRLVGTAIGAMVVFFGYRAWGQLPLVVGLPLALLLARLIAGSLRLTVGYGVCCFVVVMGWLTHEQQLDSWIPLRLLWTAFGILMALLSLRLFWPSRARIQQREGLLQLLVDLGHTLVQVVQHPPTAIQSQAQRRRQLGQQIRSLRINLQGLRVQRQSALLELGTLASAHPVARMWALLDQASEALILDLDELRRLPNADWQGWGLQVDYDAGLAFVQGVVERLLSWRQQLSDSTRLQPPPSQPRSTLSLEALQSPESKAAYGRLSPEQLQRVAAQLMVLNRMDHTMESTERQWRELVS
- the istB gene encoding IS21-like element helper ATPase IstB: MAWIRCHWQSIASQAEGEGWSPSQFLYALCEQEVEQRQQARQQRLLRSAQLPWSKVLADYDHGGRIEAHRWQELEALSRQSDWLQRSENVLLFGPSGVGKTHLAIGIALAQIGLDQACRFYPATSLVQELQKARAEYNLPAALERLDRYPLLLIDDIGYVRRDEQESSVLFELICHRYERRSLLITANQPFTAWDEIFPSSSMTVAAVDRLVHHCHIVEISGDSHRRAQASRRSGSK
- the psbP gene encoding photosystem II reaction center PsbP; protein product: MAETRKGAGLPSPLPHLVALLLAGLLTGLLTACSASAAGLNSFQSPDGRYAFLYPTGWTRVQVSGGPQVVFHDLINSDETLSLVISEVNPTNDLEKLGSAVAVGEQLRRTVIAPEGSGRAAELVEASERQEGPRTFYDLEYAVHLEDRDRHELATVVLDRGRLYTFAASTNEIRWNKVKDMFHLVVSSFTLLV
- a CDS encoding NHLP bacteriocin system secretion protein; protein product: MQARWQGLSDHNQVGVSLAGVEGMGVLIYPDNAGILNARAGGQVRELFVKEGEQVARGQVLMQLYLPVLERQLDQQRGNLRQLERHNAQLDERDALRLLTEKRALDTSLAKFSDDRRRYGELQSTYASKLRNLDFLAQREVVAPLSSEVVSAEQGLTSTSVNLDDVKINEKNVVTNYQQVKLTIETQALQRRYQIDNLKRQIQVTEAKIAYDGKVHADRNGTVLDLQVIAGQTVGTGQRLGTIGRPEQPSAKDRPLRVVSYFAPADARRLPLGLPVEVVPQWNQRGRFGGIVGKVTQVLTLPATQDDISTTTGNAQLAQALTQNDPVMRSEIELERDPSSVDGYRWTLSGGSGVFPIRDGLTVSTHAYVEWRSPISYVIPGLRSLTGGFRTPWIDLRWNLPSLRQPNTVP
- the istA gene encoding IS21 family transposase, encoding MLETLVPMRRDQVMPAPLTSHQRNLFMTKRRGGSSQEAAAAAAGISVRSARRIECNQLQPRANQPRGRTRPDPLVGVWEEELVPLLQRSPALTPITLLEHLQQQKPDVDWIPLQRTLQRRVREWKALHGPAPEVIFPLSYEPGEIAFCDFTQLKGVEVTIAGQVFPHLLFHYRLAWSGWSYAQVVQGGESFAALSEGLQNALAACGGVPGELRTDRLSAACRNRNGSFSSDITRRYHALCSHYSLAYSRNNLGVAHENGRVESPHGHLKRRIEQALLLRGSSDFETLAQYQAFLAAVLEQYNRPRLVRLEQEKSALRPLPRFRFADYDIEQLTVRRTSTIEVRRVVYSVPPRLIDQRLTVRIFHDRLQLLLGRQIACELERRHGGVERHGRAWSIDLEHLIDALRRKPRALLHCSYQRELFPDERWWQLWQQLRNGGDRDAAARLMVEALYVGCRLAGYEPVLGWLEKAHQRQGLSLAALQQRFRLPPHRPHPPQRIPQHSLQSYDDLLALHPAAPGGGSRPADPAATAAVGMDPLPLAEHRLAG